The Gimesia sp. genomic sequence TACCTACCACGAAAGACACGAAAAGCACGAAAGTGATGCTACTCGGAACTGTACTTGAAACAGTAACGCACATTGATTACTGGAGGGAAGACTCTGTGAAGATTCCTTTGCTGGACGATGGGCGGGTCGATATTAAGACACTACGGGATCAGGTTGACTGGAACAATCTTTCTGCATTTGAGTCAATGCTAGTTACTTTACTTGACTACAATTGGGAAAGACTTTACGGAGAAATCAAAGAACATCCTGAACTTGCTAAGCTGGCATGGGAAGATGACAGAACTCTGTTGGGAATTGCCGCTCATGATGGTCAATTTGAAATAGTAAAACTTTTAGTGGAGTCAGGTGCAGACATAAACCACTTGTGTAGATGTTATACCCCTATTTATGGTGCAGTATGTAGTGGAAATCCTGAAATCGTACGCTACCTGATTCAAAGAGGAGTAACAAAAAGTCTTAACTATAAATGCGAGTGGAAAGAGAATACACCACTACAAAGAGCCGCCTACGAAGGATTAATAGAAATAGCGAGACTTCTGATAGAAGCAGGCGCTGATATCAATTCTATCGATAGTAAAGGAAGAACTCCGCTTGACCTGGCGGCCCTGAGAAGGCGTATAGAGGTTGTGCTACTTCTCGTTCAACACCATGCGAGACATCAACAGCCTGAAACTACAGAATATATTGAAGAACTCAGGCTTGTTGAATGAAAAGTACTACCACGAAAGACACGAAAAGCACGAAATTTTCTGAATAGATTGCGTGGTTCAATTCTTAATTTCAGGCGGAATCTCTCATGTATCAAGCAGACGTGG encodes the following:
- a CDS encoding ankyrin repeat domain-containing protein, with protein sequence MLLGTVLETVTHIDYWREDSVKIPLLDDGRVDIKTLRDQVDWNNLSAFESMLVTLLDYNWERLYGEIKEHPELAKLAWEDDRTLLGIAAHDGQFEIVKLLVESGADINHLCRCYTPIYGAVCSGNPEIVRYLIQRGVTKSLNYKCEWKENTPLQRAAYEGLIEIARLLIEAGADINSIDSKGRTPLDLAALRRRIEVVLLLVQHHARHQQPETTEYIEELRLVE